The sequence TTTCCATTTAAGAACGAAAAGACTCCTTCTTTCTTTTACGAGCCTGGGAGTTTTGTTGCTTTTTTCCGTTTTTATTCCGGATTCTGGAAGTTTCGCGGAAGAACCCCAACTCCAAAAAGCAAATCCCAGGATTGGAGACTTTGCTGAGAAAGAATTTCAGGAAGGTTGGAGAAAATATACCAAAGAAAAAGATGCAAGGCCTTTGAAAGAATGGTTTAAACAACATGGGACCGTTCATATCGGTGAGTGCAAGTTTAGATCTCTTCCTGAATCCGAGGAAATACAGTATCTTTCTTTGGATTGTCCCGGAAAAAAACTGAACGGTTTCTTTTATTCGGGAGAAGAAAGATTACGTTCTCCAGAAAGGATCGATTCTTTCAGAGTAAAAGGTCCAGTTAAGTTAGGAAAAACCGTCTATTGGGAGCTTGAATTTTCTGCGGAGAATTTAAAAGCCGCAAGTTCCAAACCGGCGCCTGGCGGTAAATCCAATCCGGAAACAAAATTAGTGGAGAAAGCTTCCACTGTGAATTTTGGTCTCCAATATTTCTTAAGTATCGCAAAACATCCGATAGATCGTCCCACTCCGAAAGGGAAAGAGATCTTTTTCGATTCTTCTTGCCCTCTTCTTTACTTGGGTAAGGATGCGGATTTTTATTGGGACAAGTCTTTGTATTATTCTTTCCAGGCGAGCTGTTTGCCGGATTCTCCTTATTCCTGGATCAGGATCAAAGCGGATCTGAGCGGAAATGTTTTAGTGGATAACCAACCCACGGAAGAACTACAGGAAGGCGCACGTTACCTGGCAAAATTGAAATTAGAATCGGTAGAAAAGGATAAAATTGTATGGTCCGATGCGGAGTTGTTTCATGAATAAGTTTTGGATACTTCGCGCCGGTTTGATCCTGCTTTTTAGTTTTCCCGTCTTTTCTCAAACTAACGGGAACTCGGATCTAAAAACTCTATTGAACGGTGTAGTAATCGTAAGAAGCGATATTTATCCGGATGCAAGCGACCCTTTAGAGTTCGGGGACCAAGACCTTTCTCGAGATGTGGGATCCGGTTTCATTATTGCAGGAAATAGAATATTAACGAATGCTCATGTGATCTCGGAATCCAAGTATTTGAAGGTAAAACGTTTTAATAGTAGTAAATATTATAATGCAAAAGTGGAATTTATAGGTTTCGACTGCGATCTAGCTTTGATCTCCGTAGAAGACGAGGAGTTTTTTTCAGGTGTAGAACCTCTAGAGATCACGGAAGAATCCCCTTCTTTGGGAAGTAATCTTTTAATGCTCGGTTATCCGGAAGGCGCGGAAAATCTCACTTTAGAAAACGGTTTAGTCAATCGTGTGGAAAGACTGAGATATTCTTTTACGGGATTAGATTATAGAAAAGTAATACGTGTAGGTGCAAATATTCTCCCGGGATATTCGGGCGGTCCTGCTATCCAAAACGGAAAAGTAGCGGGAATAATTTTCGAGGTCAGCCAAGTCCAAGGAAATACGGCATATCTAATCCCGCCGGAAGTAGTTCAACATTTCTTAAAAGATATACAAGACGGGCAATACGACGGATTTCCATTCGTAGGTTTCACCTTTCAAAATGGGAATTCCGAGTCCGTGAAAAAGTATTTGGGAGTCCCTCAGAATCTACAAGGCGTGCTTGTGAATAAGGTGTATCCAAATTCTTCTTTTTCTGACGTTTTGCAAACGGACGATTTTTTATATAAGGTAGACGAGGCTTATTTAAATAACGAAGGCGGACTTTTGGAGTTTACCGGAAGAACGATCGTAGATCTTATCGAGCCGGGTTTTGTAGGCCAAAAACTGAATCTATACTTTTACAGAAACGGTAAAAACTTTAAGATCCAAGCAGAATTAAAAAAGACCGATTCTTTGGAGTTGTATAGAGATCGTCAGATCCGCAGTTTTTTGGGGGCGGGACTTTTATTCCAACCTGTGAACCGTGCATTATTCGGAAAAGAAAGCCAAAGAGTGGAAACCGCTCTCAGATACCATTACAGTTACTTTATACAAGACGATCTTTTCAAATTTACGGAAAGAGATCTGATACTGACTACGCTCTTTCCGGACCCTCTCAACTCTAAATACTTAAATTATCGTTTTAAAATATTAGAATCAATTAATGGAAAAACTCCCGCTAATATCGCCGAATTTAAGGACTATTGGAAAAAATATTCTAATGGGACTCTGGTCTTGAAATTTAGAGGCGTTGGACTTCCTTTGGTTTTGGACGCAAAAACCGTTAGGACGATCGACTTGAGGGTCAGAAAAAGATTCGATATTAAGTCGGACGAATCAAAGGAGGGAAAATGAGATCTTATAGATTTACAGTAATTCTCCTATTCTTCTTCCTAGGATTTTCGGAAAATGTAGAAGCAAAAGCGGATTCAGAATTTTCACTTCTGGTTCATTTCAGGAAGTACTCCCATCATAATCCTTTCCAAAAAGGAACTCCATACCAGAAAAAAATACCGGCGATCCGTTTGGATGAAAGAACCGCTCTCGCACTTTTAAAACCGGGAGAAGTCCCTCTATTCGCAGAGATCCATCCGGAAGAGTCGGCGGGAAGAAAGGCATATTTCCAAAAAGTAGATCTGGATACCGGACTCGGTATCGTGCTTCTTCCTGAAAATTATGGAAGAAGCAAAAAGGTATCCCCGATCGCAATTTTAGAAGAAGGAACGAGAACCCAAGGAGCATGCTCCTCCTTCTTTACGAACTTTGAATGGGGAAGTTTAGAATTTTCTAAATCGATTTTGCCTCTTTCGAAACTTTCCAGAAAGGAAAACCAGGACGGGACCAGGAGCTTTCTTTTTGCAGGAAAAAAAGTATGCGGATTCACCGACGGGTCTTGGAACGCGGGAGCGGATCTTCTACGTAGATTCTATCATAGTAGATTTTCGTCCTCTTCTCCATTCCCTCATCCTGGTTTTTCCGCAGAAGGTTCTTTAACGCCTGCGGAGGAAGATTATTATTTTCCGAAAGGTAGCGTTGGCGCTGTAGTCTCCGAAGTTCTTCCCGGAATCGGTCCTATGCACAATCTTTTTCCTGGAGATGCGGTTCTTTCCGTAAATGGAACTCCGGTTGCTTCCAAACAAAAACAAGTATTATATGATATTCTACTCAGCAAAGGTGGGTCTTATCTAAATTCAGGAGAATGGGTCACTCTTTCACTTTATCGTGACGGTAGAAAAAGAGAGATACGCTACCAGCTAAAGCCGTATAACGAGGATTCTTTTCTGATCCCTGAAAGTTCTGACAAGATAGCTCCTAAATATATCATTGCAGGCGGATTACTTTTTACCGAGCTTACTCACACTTATTTGAAAGAATACGGGGAAAAATACAAATCCTCCAGCGATAGAAAGTTAGTATATTTAGCTGAGAGTTATTCTAAAAAACTCCATCCGGAAAGAAGCCGTATCGTATTACTTTCCAGAGCCTTCCCGGACGAGAAGAACAGGGCCTATCAGGAATTCCAAGATTTGATCTTAGAATCAGTGAACGATAAGATAGTCGATTCCGTAGAAGGCCTGAAAGCCGCCATTTCAGAAAATAAGGACGAATTTTTGGTCTTCCGATTTTCAGGAAATAAATTGGCGGTTTTCGATAAGTCGGAGTTAAAAAGTTTGGATGAAAGGATAAAATCCTTATATTCTCTCGATTCTCTAGACAATATACGCTGACAAAATTCTTGACTAGAATACCTTTCCGGGGTTTTCTTTTGTTTTCCGAATAAGAGCATTTTAAGCATTCGGAAGTTCTGAATTAGGAATTTATTATGAAAATCCTTTTCGTTGATGACGAAGAAGTTATCCGAGATCTGTTCCAAGAAATTTTCGGCAGCGAATACGAACTCGTTCTTGCCGGAACCGCGGAACAGGGCTTAAGCTTAGCCGAGTCGGAAACTTTCGATCTGATCATCACCGATATCCGCCTTCCAAGGATGAACGGTATCGAGTTCATCACTAAATTGAGAGAAAAGGGAGTGGATACTCCTTTTATAGTCATTACCGGAAATCAGGACATCCAGATCTCTATCAACGCACTCCGATTAGGAGCGGTAGACTTTTTCCTAAAACCTTTCAGAATGGAGGCGATCCGTTATTCGCTCTTAAGGTTTAAGAATTTATTCTATGCTGGTAAAGATCTTGTAGACAAAAGAATGTTCCAGGTCCGGGAATCCAGACAGAAGTTCGCACTTCTTCCTAGGCTCGGAAATTTAAACCAATATGTTCATTTGATCTTAAAGTCTCTGTCCCATCTTCCCAACCTGCAGAACGAGGACCAACTCTCCTTAAAAGTCGCCTTATACGAATTGATAGGAAATGCAATTGAACACGGTTGTGCTCGGATCACCTATCATCAAAAACAAGAGTTGATGTTCCAAGAAAACGATTACTTCTCCTATGTGGATAAGATCTGCGAATCCAAAGAAGAATGGATCCAGGTGGAAGTGGACTATGACGATACAAGAGTCACGGTCATTTTGGAGGATGGAGGAGACGGTTTCGACCCTGCAAGAGTTCCTGATCCGGTGCAAGACCCGAATGCGAGCCAACTTTCAGGTAGAGGGATCTTCTTAGTCCGTATGAATGTGGACTCTCTTTCTTATAACGACAAGGGAAACCAAGTCACCTTTGTTAAGAAGTTACAAAAAGCGAAGGCAAAACAAACCTAAGCGGAAAAATTTATCAGAAATATGGAATATTCTGATTTTAAAATATATTCTCCCGTTACTTGGCAGAAGGTTTGTAATACGCTAAAAAATAACCGCTAAGCAAGAACCAAGAAGGGATCTGGCCTAGGAAAAACGCTCCTGCGGCTCCCATTGTCCCATATTCAGGGATCAAAAGATTATCCAAAATTAATCCAAAGATCAATCTTACTAATGCAAGTATCGCAAGTAGCCTAGGCTGCCCCAAAGCGAACAAGGCCATTCCAAGAGGAGAAAACACTAATTGGAAAAGATAATTCGGATACAATAATTGGAATACCGGAACCGATTCAGGATATTTTCCGGAGAATAATGCCGAGAAAACCCAATCTCCCAACAATACCCAAGGCGCTAATGCCAATGCGAATACAACCGCAACTAAGATAGACTTACCCAAGTAACTTGTGAATTCCTTATTTTCGGTAAGTCTAGAGAGTTTAGGATAGATCATCGAGTTCAAAACTGAAAATAAGATCACAAACCCGCTGAATGGTTGTAAGGCAACTCCGTAAGCCGCCACCGCCTCGTTAGAATGGTATTTATTCAGAAAAAATAACTCCATTCTATCCGATACGATCGCGAATAAAGATGCCAAAAACGCATAACGGTTGAAAGAAATGAGTTCCCTGGTTTGTTGTCGAACTTCTTCCTTATCCCCAGCCCAGTGTAGTTTTCCTCTTGGGAATAAAAGGAAGAAAAGAACGATCGTGAAAACGGGGGCGACGGAGAAGATTCCAAGTATATCTAAATGCCCTAGTGCATGTTCCGAAAATTGATCCGCTAAGTACAGGATCAAAATACGGATCAGGTTTGGAAGTGGATACCAAATGGAAAGTGCGTGATATTGTCCGAAAGAAACGAATATACTTTCGAAATATGAATTAAACGAAAGGACGAAGCTACCGAATACCAAAAGGAATGCAGCAAGAGCATTTTCCCTTAGAAAATAAACTGCGACACTCGTCACAAACACTAATAGAAATAATGCTGCCCATTTAACCCAAAGAGAGGACGCTAAAAGTACTCCAATTTTACGTTTGTCTTCGGTCATTGGAGAAAGAAATCGCACTAAGGCTGTGGGCAATCCGAATTCTGCCACGGCCAATAACACCGGCAGAAATCCGGAATAGTATTGGAATATTCCGTTTTCGTTCTTACTCAGGATCCTGACCGAATATACCATGAAAATAAAATTCAGTAGGGAGGCCACTACCTTGGAAAACCCTACTGAAAAGAAACTGCGTATGAATCCGGAGGTCCGTAATTTTCCGAAACTTTCGAAAATGAACTGTAAGGAGGATCCAATGCGAAGCATGAAGTTAAGTCAGATAGATGCCTCCGCGTATCCTTTTCAAAAGAATGGGAGCGAGATGGCCGATATAGTAACACACGATCCCATACTTAAAGTATCTGGCAACCGGATTTTCCCCCAATAGAGAGGAGAGAATTTTTCCGAGAGCCAAATAAAAGATCAAGATCCCGAGAATGATCACACCGACTCGGATCAAAAATTCAATCCAAGAATCGACTGATTTCCAATCCAGCCCTGCTCTCTTATTGTACAAAATCCCGATCCCGAAACCTGCAAGTGCTCCAGCAGAAGAGATCACCTGTTCCCAGGATTTATTCGTGGATTCAGGTTGGTTCGCATCTTGTAAAAGAACGCTAGGCAGAGTCATCGCTAAAATAAAAAGTACGAGCGACTTGAGTCTTTTTTGGTCCGGAGCTTGTCCGCTAAATCCCGGCTCTAAAATTCCAGGATCTTTTGCAAATAAGAACTCTAATCCGAATAATATCAAAAGACCTAAAACAAAACCTCCTAGAGTATCTCCTAAGAAGTGAAGTCCTGCATACATTCTTGCAATCGGCATGAATAAGATCAAAAATGCGGTAAGCACTCTTACCCAAGGTATTCTTACATGCAAAAATAATGTTCCGTATAACACCACTGCAGTCTGCACGTGCCCGGACGGAAATCCGTAAGAACCTTCCATGAGTCCAAGCTCGGAGGAAAAAGGTAAACCGATCGGTCTAGGTAGAGTAAGAAGAGCTTTAAAAACTCCGTTTATAATCCCTGCAATCAATAGGCTAAGAGTCATTCTAAGCCCTACTTTACGATTCACGCAAAGATAGATGAAAGAGACTAAGCCCATAAAAAAGAGAGAAGATCCCAAGTAATGGAACAAAATTGTAAGAGGATCCAACGCAGGTTTTAGAAATGAAATATGAAGTGCCGCTAAAGGCCCGTTAGAGAATAAGATCTCTTTCCAAAGGAAACTATCCGTCATAAAAACGATCATATAAAATTTCGGTTTTAAACGCAAAATGAATTCTTTCCTAGATCTTTGCCTTCCGAGTGTTTTTAGAACATTCGATTTTTAAAGATAAGTCCCGGTTTGTAGGAGATCCTACATCCACAGTATCCGCAGCGTTGGAGGTCCTACATCGCAGTCGGTTGCGGTGCTGGAATTCCAACAATGCTTTATCCACCTTGTAGGAACTCCTAGATCGAGATCCCCCAGTTTCCCCCCAAAATCCAGGTTGCTAGATTCTTATTCCTGCAGCATGATAGATATATAAATGGAATTTATTGAACGATCGTTCTCCAAACGACAAAACAAACAAAGTTCGGTTAAAATTTGTAATAGCCTGAACATTAGGAGAATATAATGGAACCAGAAGTTTATATCCCCCATAATAAATTAAAATTCGTGACGGCAGCTTCACTTTTTGACGGCCATGACGCTTCCATCAATATCATGAGAAGAATACTCCAATCCTCCGGAGCAGAAGTGGTTCATTTAGGGCATAATCGATCTGTACATGAAATTGTAGATTGTGCGATCCAGGAAGACGTGCAAGGCATTGCAGTCACAAGTTACCAAGGAGGTCACGTAGAATATTTCAAATACATGATAGACCTTTTGAAAGAAAAAGGAAGTTCTCATATCAAGGTATTTGGTGGAGGCGGAGGGACTATCCTTCCGTCTGAAATACAGGAGTTAGAAGCCTACGGAGTTTCTAAAATATATTCTCCGGATGATGGGCGTTCATTGGGTCTCCAAGGGATGATCAATGATCTATTA comes from Leptospira licerasiae serovar Varillal str. VAR 010 and encodes:
- a CDS encoding LIC11113 family protein, yielding MQNIFHLRTKRLLLSFTSLGVLLLFSVFIPDSGSFAEEPQLQKANPRIGDFAEKEFQEGWRKYTKEKDARPLKEWFKQHGTVHIGECKFRSLPESEEIQYLSLDCPGKKLNGFFYSGEERLRSPERIDSFRVKGPVKLGKTVYWELEFSAENLKAASSKPAPGGKSNPETKLVEKASTVNFGLQYFLSIAKHPIDRPTPKGKEIFFDSSCPLLYLGKDADFYWDKSLYYSFQASCLPDSPYSWIRIKADLSGNVLVDNQPTEELQEGARYLAKLKLESVEKDKIVWSDAELFHE
- a CDS encoding S1C family serine protease, yielding MNKFWILRAGLILLFSFPVFSQTNGNSDLKTLLNGVVIVRSDIYPDASDPLEFGDQDLSRDVGSGFIIAGNRILTNAHVISESKYLKVKRFNSSKYYNAKVEFIGFDCDLALISVEDEEFFSGVEPLEITEESPSLGSNLLMLGYPEGAENLTLENGLVNRVERLRYSFTGLDYRKVIRVGANILPGYSGGPAIQNGKVAGIIFEVSQVQGNTAYLIPPEVVQHFLKDIQDGQYDGFPFVGFTFQNGNSESVKKYLGVPQNLQGVLVNKVYPNSSFSDVLQTDDFLYKVDEAYLNNEGGLLEFTGRTIVDLIEPGFVGQKLNLYFYRNGKNFKIQAELKKTDSLELYRDRQIRSFLGAGLLFQPVNRALFGKESQRVETALRYHYSYFIQDDLFKFTERDLILTTLFPDPLNSKYLNYRFKILESINGKTPANIAEFKDYWKKYSNGTLVLKFRGVGLPLVLDAKTVRTIDLRVRKRFDIKSDESKEGK
- a CDS encoding PDZ domain-containing protein — encoded protein: MRSYRFTVILLFFFLGFSENVEAKADSEFSLLVHFRKYSHHNPFQKGTPYQKKIPAIRLDERTALALLKPGEVPLFAEIHPEESAGRKAYFQKVDLDTGLGIVLLPENYGRSKKVSPIAILEEGTRTQGACSSFFTNFEWGSLEFSKSILPLSKLSRKENQDGTRSFLFAGKKVCGFTDGSWNAGADLLRRFYHSRFSSSSPFPHPGFSAEGSLTPAEEDYYFPKGSVGAVVSEVLPGIGPMHNLFPGDAVLSVNGTPVASKQKQVLYDILLSKGGSYLNSGEWVTLSLYRDGRKREIRYQLKPYNEDSFLIPESSDKIAPKYIIAGGLLFTELTHTYLKEYGEKYKSSSDRKLVYLAESYSKKLHPERSRIVLLSRAFPDEKNRAYQEFQDLILESVNDKIVDSVEGLKAAISENKDEFLVFRFSGNKLAVFDKSELKSLDERIKSLYSLDSLDNIR
- a CDS encoding ATP-binding response regulator: MKILFVDDEEVIRDLFQEIFGSEYELVLAGTAEQGLSLAESETFDLIITDIRLPRMNGIEFITKLREKGVDTPFIVITGNQDIQISINALRLGAVDFFLKPFRMEAIRYSLLRFKNLFYAGKDLVDKRMFQVRESRQKFALLPRLGNLNQYVHLILKSLSHLPNLQNEDQLSLKVALYELIGNAIEHGCARITYHQKQELMFQENDYFSYVDKICESKEEWIQVEVDYDDTRVTVILEDGGDGFDPARVPDPVQDPNASQLSGRGIFLVRMNVDSLSYNDKGNQVTFVKKLQKAKAKQT
- a CDS encoding oligosaccharide flippase family protein — its product is MLRIGSSLQFIFESFGKLRTSGFIRSFFSVGFSKVVASLLNFIFMVYSVRILSKNENGIFQYYSGFLPVLLAVAEFGLPTALVRFLSPMTEDKRKIGVLLASSLWVKWAALFLLVFVTSVAVYFLRENALAAFLLVFGSFVLSFNSYFESIFVSFGQYHALSIWYPLPNLIRILILYLADQFSEHALGHLDILGIFSVAPVFTIVLFFLLFPRGKLHWAGDKEEVRQQTRELISFNRYAFLASLFAIVSDRMELFFLNKYHSNEAVAAYGVALQPFSGFVILFSVLNSMIYPKLSRLTENKEFTSYLGKSILVAVVFALALAPWVLLGDWVFSALFSGKYPESVPVFQLLYPNYLFQLVFSPLGMALFALGQPRLLAILALVRLIFGLILDNLLIPEYGTMGAAGAFFLGQIPSWFLLSGYFLAYYKPSAK
- a CDS encoding phosphatase PAP2 family protein, whose translation is MRLKPKFYMIVFMTDSFLWKEILFSNGPLAALHISFLKPALDPLTILFHYLGSSLFFMGLVSFIYLCVNRKVGLRMTLSLLIAGIINGVFKALLTLPRPIGLPFSSELGLMEGSYGFPSGHVQTAVVLYGTLFLHVRIPWVRVLTAFLILFMPIARMYAGLHFLGDTLGGFVLGLLILFGLEFLFAKDPGILEPGFSGQAPDQKRLKSLVLFILAMTLPSVLLQDANQPESTNKSWEQVISSAGALAGFGIGILYNKRAGLDWKSVDSWIEFLIRVGVIILGILIFYLALGKILSSLLGENPVARYFKYGIVCYYIGHLAPILLKRIRGGIYLT